The following coding sequences lie in one [Chlorobium] sp. 445 genomic window:
- a CDS encoding anti-anti-sigma factor → MTSFVATVRPSEYVTILDLSGDLDAHTSVQLERTIQDLIQKQHYNLIINFSKLNYISSAGLGVFMAFIDDIRAKGGDIKFSNMPEKIYQIFDLLGFPMLYEIYADEKEAIEKFKTSAAS, encoded by the coding sequence ATGACATCATTTGTAGCTACCGTTCGCCCCAGTGAATATGTTACTATTCTCGATCTTTCGGGTGATCTCGATGCGCATACTTCAGTTCAACTTGAGCGCACTATTCAAGATCTTATCCAAAAGCAGCACTACAACCTCATTATTAACTTCTCCAAACTTAACTACATTTCTAGCGCAGGACTTGGTGTCTTCATGGCATTTATTGATGATATTCGTGCAAAAGGTGGTGATATCAAGTTCTCGAATATGCCCGAGAAAATTTATCAGATATTTGACCTTTTAGGATTCCCGATGCTCTATGAAATCTATGCCGATGAGAAAGAAGCCATTGAGAAATTTAAAACATCAGCAGCCTCTTAA
- a CDS encoding methylmalonyl-CoA mutase → MFGATDFEQLEASYQKWLEKNRQTKELPGKYENLSWEKIKPLYTPLDIKDIDYNTEIGHSGDFPYTRSIHNNLYRGKLWTMRLFSGFATPEETNARYHFLLERGQTGLSVAFDLPALMGYDCDSDFAKGEVGVCGVSFSSLADMEIIFKGINLEEISTSMTINSTAMVALAGYIATAQRQGRDIRKLRGTIQNDILKEYIAQKEYIYPPRQSMRIITDMFVYCAREMPKFNPVSVSGYHIREAGSTAVQELAFTLADGFCYLEHALAAGLDVDEIAPRISFFFNSHNDFFEEIAKFRAARKIWAKRLRYKYGAKDERSWQLRFHTQTAGCTLTVQQPENNIVRVAIQALAAVLGGTQSLHTNSMDEALALPSDKAVKIALRTQQIIAYETGVTNTVDPLGGSYYLEALTLKMEQEVEKYFERIDQLGGVIEAIEQGYMQKEIADAAYRYQQELDRKERIIVGVNAFQEPDEQIEIPILTITPEVEEKQIARLREVKASRNQDAVNESLAHIRQAAQDGSNLMPHLVEAMHRYVTLGEICDVLREVFGIYEETPVF, encoded by the coding sequence ATGTTTGGTGCAACTGATTTTGAGCAATTAGAAGCCAGTTATCAAAAGTGGCTGGAAAAGAACCGTCAGACAAAAGAACTGCCTGGCAAATATGAAAACCTTAGCTGGGAGAAAATCAAGCCGCTTTACACGCCACTTGACATCAAAGACATTGACTACAACACTGAAATCGGTCATAGTGGTGATTTTCCCTACACGCGCTCGATTCACAACAACCTTTATCGGGGCAAACTCTGGACCATGCGCCTTTTTTCGGGCTTTGCCACGCCCGAGGAAACCAATGCTCGCTATCACTTTCTCTTAGAGCGCGGTCAAACAGGCCTTTCTGTTGCGTTCGACCTGCCAGCACTTATGGGCTATGACTGTGATTCGGATTTTGCTAAAGGTGAGGTCGGGGTCTGTGGCGTTTCATTTTCATCACTTGCCGATATGGAGATTATCTTCAAGGGCATCAATTTGGAAGAGATCTCTACCTCAATGACGATTAACTCCACCGCCATGGTTGCGCTTGCTGGGTATATCGCTACGGCACAGCGTCAAGGTCGCGACATTCGTAAATTACGCGGCACTATTCAGAACGACATTCTTAAAGAATACATTGCACAGAAAGAATACATCTATCCGCCACGTCAGTCGATGCGCATCATCACGGATATGTTTGTGTATTGTGCAAGAGAAATGCCGAAGTTTAACCCCGTGTCGGTAAGTGGCTATCATATTCGTGAGGCTGGCTCTACAGCGGTGCAAGAACTGGCTTTCACGCTTGCTGATGGCTTTTGCTATCTTGAGCATGCCCTTGCTGCTGGACTTGATGTCGATGAGATTGCGCCGCGCATTTCATTTTTCTTCAATTCACACAACGACTTCTTTGAAGAAATTGCCAAGTTTAGAGCTGCACGTAAAATTTGGGCAAAACGTTTGCGCTACAAATACGGTGCCAAAGACGAGCGCTCATGGCAATTGCGTTTTCACACCCAAACTGCTGGGTGCACGCTCACAGTTCAGCAGCCCGAGAATAACATCGTGCGTGTGGCGATTCAAGCCCTTGCAGCTGTGCTTGGCGGCACCCAATCACTGCATACAAATTCCATGGACGAAGCACTTGCCTTGCCTAGCGATAAAGCCGTCAAAATTGCGCTGCGAACGCAACAAATTATCGCGTATGAAACTGGCGTTACGAACACGGTTGACCCACTCGGCGGCAGCTACTACCTTGAAGCGCTGACACTGAAAATGGAACAGGAAGTCGAAAAGTACTTTGAGCGTATTGACCAACTTGGCGGCGTCATTGAAGCAATTGAGCAAGGCTATATGCAAAAAGAAATTGCTGATGCTGCTTATCGCTATCAACAAGAACTCGATCGCAAGGAGCGCATTATTGTCGGTGTGAATGCATTTCAAGAACCTGATGAGCAGATTGAAATTCCAATTCTGACGATTACGCCCGAAGTCGAAGAGAAGCAAATTGCGCGCCTTCGTGAAGTTAAAGCTTCACGCAATCAAGATGCTGTCAATGAATCGCTTGCGCATATTCGTCAAGCTGCACAAGATGGCTCAAACCTTATGCCTCATCTTGTTGAAGCCATGCATCGCTATGTAACGCTTGGTGAAATCTGCGATGTTCTGCGTGAAGTATTTGGTATTTACGAAGAAACACCTGTCTTTTGA
- a CDS encoding chromosome segregation protein ScpA, producing MYRVALSEFEGPLDLLLFFIKRDELNIYDIPISKITNDFLEYLEALQTLNLEVAADFIYMASVLMSIKAKMLLPRPEVTEGELDEFDPRTELVQRLLEYKRYKEMAHTIQQLEEQRRKHFPRLHFESIEAPLAEEPLLKRPTLFDLIQAYQYALTHMPKKTVHEIKRIPVTIEQQSEKILARLETSLQLSFFEFVRDAQERIVVVVTFLAILEMAKAHLITILVREDCNDFWISKVA from the coding sequence ATGTATCGTGTTGCACTCTCGGAGTTTGAGGGACCGCTTGATTTGCTACTCTTTTTTATCAAGCGCGACGAACTCAATATCTACGACATTCCCATTTCCAAAATCACAAACGATTTTCTTGAGTATTTAGAAGCGCTGCAGACACTTAATCTGGAAGTCGCTGCAGATTTCATCTATATGGCATCGGTACTCATGAGCATCAAGGCGAAAATGCTCTTGCCGCGCCCAGAGGTAACTGAAGGTGAGCTGGACGAATTCGATCCACGTACAGAACTTGTGCAGCGGCTCTTAGAATACAAACGCTACAAAGAAATGGCACACACCATCCAACAGCTTGAAGAGCAGCGTCGCAAACACTTCCCACGCCTACACTTCGAGAGCATTGAAGCCCCACTTGCCGAAGAACCCTTGCTCAAACGCCCTACACTCTTTGACTTGATTCAAGCCTATCAATATGCACTGACCCATATGCCTAAAAAAACAGTGCATGAAATCAAACGCATTCCTGTAACGATTGAGCAACAGTCAGAAAAAATTTTAGCACGACTTGAAACCAGTTTGCAACTCTCGTTCTTCGAATTCGTGCGAGATGCACAAGAGCGCATTGTGGTCGTTGTAACATTTCTTGCCATCTTGGAAATGGCAAAAGCGCACTTGATTACCATTCTTGTGCGCGAGGATTGCAATGACTTCTGGATATCTAAAGTTGCTTAA
- a CDS encoding polysaccharide biosynthesis protein gives MFSKLQALLKDTSIYGVSTILARGLNYLLVPFYANLLSADDNGIQGLIYTNMAFAMIFYTYGMEQAYLKFAADAAKRNEPTDTVFATPFLSLLFTSTLFSTGIALFAESLCDAMSLDRSAAIYVRLGALILFLDTLITIPMTRLRQERRAAKFALIRLSNVAATVVCSLLFLIPLKLGLLGAFLGNIVGSLVSVVWLLPTMRLPRVAFSHALLKELLRYALPFVPNGLAAALIHFIDRNLLIRLSPEDILRIYGQAMTAEALVGIYMRIYAFSTLLQLVIQMFRFAWQPFFLQHASDSDAKVLFSRVMTLSSISMIFIAFVAAVFVPPLIQTHWFGRFYILPPPFWIGLPLVPVLFLAPVFEMMNTNLAAGLMIEKKTEALPIVTAIGAAITFVLCLVLIPQLGMMGAAISSVAGSLAMTIGTYVFSQRVYPNAFEWGKIGLAFASAVLLWWVSTQVLVSLLWQAVGVVVFVGILSIFFRREIRMLAKRMLVRQTALEKPSGSE, from the coding sequence ATGTTCTCTAAACTGCAGGCACTGCTCAAGGATACCTCCATCTATGGCGTAAGCACCATTCTGGCACGAGGCTTGAATTATCTGCTGGTGCCTTTCTATGCGAATTTGCTCTCGGCGGACGACAATGGGATTCAAGGTCTGATTTACACAAACATGGCTTTCGCCATGATTTTCTACACCTACGGCATGGAGCAAGCCTACCTGAAATTTGCTGCAGATGCTGCTAAGAGAAATGAGCCGACTGATACAGTATTTGCTACACCATTTCTCTCTCTACTTTTTACATCCACACTGTTTTCAACGGGCATTGCACTCTTTGCTGAATCACTGTGCGATGCAATGAGCCTTGATCGTTCAGCAGCTATCTATGTACGACTTGGCGCCTTAATTCTCTTTCTCGATACGCTGATTACGATTCCGATGACGCGCCTGCGCCAAGAACGCCGTGCAGCAAAATTCGCCTTGATTCGCCTGTCAAATGTCGCTGCAACGGTCGTATGTAGTTTGCTCTTCCTGATACCGCTCAAACTGGGGTTGTTAGGTGCATTCTTGGGCAACATTGTCGGGTCGCTAGTTTCGGTGGTTTGGCTATTGCCTACCATGCGCTTGCCGCGTGTGGCATTTTCGCACGCGTTACTCAAAGAACTCTTGCGCTACGCGTTGCCCTTTGTGCCGAATGGACTGGCAGCGGCGCTCATTCACTTCATTGATAGAAATCTGCTCATTCGCCTCTCACCAGAGGATATTTTACGCATCTACGGTCAAGCTATGACCGCTGAAGCATTGGTCGGTATCTATATGCGCATCTATGCTTTTTCGACACTGCTTCAACTTGTCATTCAGATGTTCCGCTTTGCGTGGCAGCCATTTTTTTTGCAACATGCTTCAGATAGCGATGCCAAAGTGCTGTTCAGTCGCGTGATGACGCTCTCATCTATCAGCATGATCTTTATTGCATTTGTGGCGGCAGTCTTTGTACCGCCTCTGATTCAAACACACTGGTTTGGGCGATTTTACATTCTGCCGCCACCGTTTTGGATAGGCTTACCGCTTGTCCCTGTGCTATTTCTTGCGCCTGTGTTTGAAATGATGAATACTAATCTTGCTGCTGGGTTAATGATAGAAAAAAAGACCGAAGCCTTGCCGATTGTAACTGCAATTGGTGCAGCGATAACTTTTGTGCTTTGCCTTGTTTTAATTCCACAACTTGGCATGATGGGTGCTGCTATTTCGAGCGTAGCGGGATCGCTGGCAATGACGATAGGCACATATGTCTTTTCGCAGCGCGTGTATCCTAACGCATTTGAGTGGGGTAAAATTGGGCTTGCGTTTGCATCGGCAGTGCTGCTCTGGTGGGTCTCAACACAGGTCTTAGTGAGTCTGCTGTGGCAAGCTGTCGGTGTCGTCGTGTTTGTTGGAATCTTATCGATATTCTTTCGGCGCGAAATCCGTATGCTCGCAAAACGCATGCTGGTGCGTCAGACAGCGCTGGAAAAGCCGAGCGGATCTGAATGA
- a CDS encoding geranylgeranyl reductase, with protein sequence MKCDVAVIGGGPAGATAANELAKAGLDVVVLERNLNNAKPCGGAIPLGLVEEFEIAEDLIERKVTHMAVRSPKGRVIEMSMPNGYVGMVRRERFDKFLRERAAHSGATLIEAKMRAIKPLADGYHIFADSTGAGVTELQAKYVIGADGANSKTAHELEFPPNEFKAVAMQQRFHYVPELERYHNLVEIWFDGEVSPDFYAWVFPKADHIAVGTGTEDINGNIKQLQKRFREKLGLTVEPYYEEAAKIPMHPRKSFVKGNAALVGDAAGLVTASNGEGIFFAMKSGKMAAHTLLDVMAGRTKSFASYEKTFRKTYFPIYAGLALLQWLYYRNDRLRESFVAICQDKHVQQITFDSYLYKKMVPAPLWVQAKIMAKNIYHLAIGH encoded by the coding sequence ATGAAGTGTGATGTTGCAGTTATCGGTGGCGGTCCAGCTGGTGCAACTGCTGCCAACGAACTTGCCAAAGCCGGGCTCGATGTAGTAGTGCTAGAACGCAATTTGAACAATGCAAAGCCATGCGGCGGCGCAATTCCATTAGGACTTGTCGAAGAGTTCGAGATTGCAGAAGACCTCATTGAGCGCAAGGTAACGCATATGGCGGTTCGTTCTCCGAAAGGGCGCGTGATTGAAATGTCTATGCCAAACGGCTATGTCGGCATGGTACGCCGTGAGCGCTTCGATAAGTTCTTGCGTGAACGCGCCGCACATTCAGGCGCCACACTCATTGAAGCTAAAATGCGTGCCATCAAACCGCTTGCCGATGGCTACCACATTTTTGCAGATAGCACAGGTGCTGGCGTAACTGAACTTCAAGCAAAGTATGTCATCGGTGCAGATGGTGCAAATTCCAAAACTGCACATGAGCTTGAGTTTCCTCCTAATGAGTTCAAAGCCGTGGCAATGCAACAACGCTTCCACTATGTGCCTGAACTTGAACGGTATCATAACCTTGTCGAGATTTGGTTCGACGGCGAAGTCTCACCTGACTTTTATGCCTGGGTCTTTCCAAAAGCCGACCACATCGCTGTCGGCACTGGCACAGAGGACATCAACGGCAATATCAAACAGTTGCAGAAGCGTTTTCGTGAAAAGTTAGGTCTGACAGTAGAGCCGTATTACGAAGAGGCTGCAAAGATTCCTATGCACCCGCGTAAGTCGTTTGTCAAAGGCAATGCCGCACTTGTCGGGGATGCCGCTGGATTGGTTACTGCCTCAAACGGCGAAGGCATTTTCTTTGCTATGAAAAGTGGGAAAATGGCTGCGCACACTTTACTTGATGTGATGGCAGGACGCACCAAATCTTTTGCAAGTTACGAGAAAACCTTTCGCAAAACATACTTCCCGATTTATGCCGGCTTAGCCCTCTTGCAGTGGCTCTACTACCGCAACGATCGCTTGCGTGAAAGTTTCGTTGCAATCTGTCAGGATAAGCACGTGCAGCAAATCACCTTCGATTCATATCTCTACAAAAAAATGGTACCTGCGCCGCTTTGGGTACAAGCCAAAATTATGGCAAAGAATATCTACCACCTTGCTATCGGGCACTGA
- a CDS encoding TIGR01777 family protein — protein sequence MTKSVVLTGGTGLIGSEIFKQLKTKGYEVKLFVRDTEKAKRMLQGAKEYVKWDALKSEGAWQEELEGVDAVIHLAGTPVAARWNDEYKKQIYDSRVLSTRSLVQALSKATKKPEVFICGSAIGYYGIQGYGESVVELTEESPAANDFLAKVCVDWEREAFEAETFGVRTVAVRTGVVLSTKSGALEKMLTPFKFFAGGPIGSGKQWVSWIHLDDEVEIFLFALERKDVRGVLNATAPEPVMMSTFADTLGKVMSRPSFFAVPKAALQALFGEAADVIAEGQRVVPKRLQSLGFTFKYPHLEVALRDILQRGR from the coding sequence ATGACAAAATCCGTAGTTCTGACCGGCGGCACAGGACTTATCGGCTCAGAAATCTTTAAGCAATTAAAAACAAAAGGCTACGAAGTTAAGCTGTTCGTGCGCGACACAGAAAAGGCAAAGCGCATGTTGCAAGGGGCGAAGGAGTATGTGAAGTGGGATGCACTGAAAAGTGAAGGCGCGTGGCAAGAAGAACTTGAAGGCGTAGATGCTGTAATTCACCTTGCAGGCACGCCTGTTGCAGCACGGTGGAATGACGAGTATAAGAAGCAGATTTATGACTCACGAGTCCTAAGCACGCGAAGCCTTGTGCAAGCACTATCCAAAGCTACAAAGAAGCCTGAGGTCTTTATCTGTGGGTCAGCAATTGGGTACTACGGTATTCAAGGATATGGTGAGAGTGTCGTGGAATTGACGGAAGAGTCGCCAGCAGCGAATGACTTTCTTGCTAAAGTTTGCGTGGATTGGGAACGTGAAGCCTTTGAAGCAGAAACTTTTGGCGTAAGAACGGTAGCTGTACGAACTGGTGTGGTGCTTTCTACAAAGAGTGGCGCGCTAGAAAAAATGCTGACGCCGTTCAAATTCTTTGCGGGCGGTCCGATTGGCTCTGGAAAGCAGTGGGTGTCGTGGATACATCTGGACGACGAGGTGGAGATTTTTCTCTTTGCTTTAGAGCGAAAAGATGTACGAGGCGTGCTCAATGCGACGGCGCCTGAACCTGTGATGATGTCGACGTTTGCAGATACGTTAGGTAAAGTGATGTCACGCCCGTCGTTCTTTGCTGTGCCAAAAGCAGCGTTGCAAGCGCTCTTTGGTGAAGCAGCGGATGTAATTGCAGAGGGGCAGCGCGTTGTGCCAAAACGCTTGCAGAGTTTAGGATTCACATTCAAGTATCCGCACTTAGAAGTTGCTTTGAGAGACATTCTGCAGCGCGGGCGATAA
- a CDS encoding DNA mismatch repair protein MutL, producing the protein MAIIKKLPDVIANKIAAGEVVQRPASVVKELLENAIDAGADEILINIKDSGKTLIQVVDNGCGMAADDAVLAFERFATSKISDVADLENLHTLGFRGEALASIAAVAQVELKTKRREDTLATLVRVDGGIFQETTFSQGADGTSVSVRNLFFNVPARRKFLKSHATEFKHIYETIQAQALIHTDIAFTFISDGEDVFRLKDEALLARLDFFFGKDFSQGLLEVSEHNAVLSLKGYLGKPAMTKRSKHEQFLFINHRVVQSRLISHAVAQAYGELLGEREQPFYLLHLTLDPKRIDVNVHPSKLEVKFDDERHVYQMVHAIVRSAIHRLDFSPAVKIEDKSSTDPPIFLSSPTPMTQSPTEPNFVGISKRLSYETREREVRATEALYRDYKDLLKMQERSASKHFSDDEFSRIAPSSALPVEPASQQVIFPSDTTAPQEKTSENFVWQIHNKYILTQIKSGIMIIDQHVAHERILYERALSVMNSGVPNSQQLLFPQRLELKPWEAEILEEIQDDLVRLGFSFRLFGNRTILIEGIPPDVRAGSEEHILRDILEQYQTYKTTLSLDHRHTLAASYACRSAIMAGDKLSQHEMKVLIDQLFATSMPYVCPHGRPIIIKLSLEELDKMFGR; encoded by the coding sequence ATGGCAATAATCAAGAAACTGCCTGATGTCATCGCTAACAAAATTGCTGCTGGCGAGGTGGTGCAACGTCCAGCCTCTGTTGTCAAGGAACTTTTAGAAAATGCGATTGACGCAGGTGCTGATGAGATTTTAATCAATATCAAAGACTCTGGCAAGACCCTAATTCAAGTTGTCGATAACGGTTGTGGCATGGCTGCCGACGACGCGGTGCTTGCCTTTGAGCGCTTTGCGACAAGCAAAATTTCAGATGTGGCAGATTTAGAAAACCTGCATACTCTTGGCTTCCGTGGTGAAGCCCTTGCAAGTATCGCTGCTGTCGCACAAGTCGAGCTCAAAACCAAACGCCGTGAGGATACACTTGCCACGCTGGTTCGCGTCGATGGGGGAATCTTTCAAGAAACAACCTTCTCACAAGGTGCAGATGGCACATCAGTCAGTGTGCGTAATCTCTTCTTCAATGTCCCTGCACGACGCAAGTTTCTCAAGTCTCATGCAACGGAGTTCAAGCATATCTACGAAACCATTCAAGCCCAAGCTTTGATTCATACTGACATTGCCTTTACATTCATTTCCGACGGCGAAGATGTTTTTCGTCTCAAAGATGAAGCACTACTGGCGCGGCTCGATTTCTTTTTCGGCAAAGATTTTTCGCAAGGCTTGCTTGAAGTCTCTGAGCACAACGCTGTGCTGTCACTGAAAGGCTACTTAGGCAAGCCAGCGATGACCAAGCGCAGCAAGCACGAGCAATTTCTTTTCATTAACCACCGTGTGGTACAAAGCCGCTTGATTTCACATGCTGTTGCGCAAGCCTACGGCGAACTGCTTGGTGAACGCGAACAGCCTTTTTACTTACTGCATCTTACGCTCGACCCAAAGCGCATTGATGTTAATGTGCATCCCTCAAAACTCGAAGTCAAGTTCGACGATGAGCGACATGTCTATCAAATGGTACATGCTATTGTGCGTAGCGCCATTCATCGCTTGGACTTTTCTCCTGCTGTGAAAATTGAAGATAAGTCAAGTACAGACCCACCAATTTTTCTTTCATCGCCTACCCCAATGACACAGTCGCCCACAGAGCCAAATTTTGTGGGCATTTCCAAACGCCTAAGCTATGAGACACGCGAGCGTGAGGTTCGTGCAACAGAGGCACTTTACCGCGATTACAAAGACTTGCTCAAGATGCAAGAGCGCAGTGCCTCCAAGCACTTTTCGGACGACGAATTTTCTCGCATAGCTCCATCATCTGCTTTGCCTGTTGAGCCTGCCTCACAGCAAGTTATCTTCCCATCCGATACTACCGCTCCCCAAGAGAAGACAAGTGAAAACTTTGTGTGGCAAATCCACAACAAATACATTCTGACACAAATCAAATCTGGCATCATGATTATCGACCAGCATGTTGCACACGAACGCATCCTATACGAGCGTGCCCTCTCCGTAATGAACTCAGGCGTGCCTAACTCACAACAATTGCTCTTTCCACAACGCCTCGAGCTCAAACCTTGGGAAGCTGAAATTTTAGAAGAGATTCAAGACGATCTGGTGCGGCTTGGCTTTTCTTTCCGACTTTTTGGCAACCGCACCATTCTAATTGAAGGCATACCGCCAGATGTGCGTGCAGGCTCCGAAGAGCATATCCTGCGCGATATCTTAGAGCAATATCAAACCTACAAAACCACACTTTCTTTAGATCATCGGCATACGCTTGCCGCCTCATACGCTTGTCGCAGTGCAATTATGGCTGGCGACAAACTCTCGCAGCATGAAATGAAAGTCTTGATTGATCAACTTTTTGCTACATCTATGCCCTATGTGTGCCCACACGGTCGACCGATTATCATCAAACTGTCGTTGGAAGAGCTTGACAAAATGTTTGGTCGCTGA
- a CDS encoding TonB-dependent receptor, translated as MLFKLSLFLLFLFLPCAMMGQDAKLSEAQLDSIKSFELKEVEVTGIRAPKRFLRDIEGTGIFSGKKTEVIQIQGSNGNFALNNTRQAFVRAPGVFVWEQDGGGLQAGVAVRGLSPNRSWEFNTRKDGYDISSDIFGYPEAYYTPPYESLERIELVRGSASLQYGPQFGGLLNYITKSAPCDKPFTLETSQLLGSTGFYSTYTAAGGTVDKFDYYTYLNFRTGLAWRENNRFTQGTFYARAGYQLSDAGKLGFSLTYMNYLLQQPGGLTEAQYAANARQATRARDWFSTPWAIPTLSYDHIFSDYTRLSVKAFALLAQRNSIGLITAPTVIDSLVNPRRADQDLYTNFGTEARLLHEFDFLGYRSAFVTGVRYYRGNTERRRARGADGEGYDMTFRGEHSLDLNFTVQNLAAFAEFKLALSPIFSLTPGARLDYITTVGSGQFSRGTNAFFEPIGGFISVNKTTREAIPLLGLGALLRPLDELEVYANIAQAYRPALFSDQFQNSLIDVDENLRASSGWSSDVGFRGFIDEFLTYDIGAFFMIYGDRVGTLNRAQLGADSARFPNGLRTNVGTSRHFGIEAFVEFDAIAAFGGKSAAQTFGSLDLFSALSYINATYIADSRSPLSGSIQGNRVEFAPEWIARAGLTYRYRSIFSLTFQGSYVGKSFSDANNTLFQANGIQGVIPEYTVFDLSAQARVLSFATLEANVNNIFDRRYFTRRAGGYPGPGIIPAEGRVATLGVRLTL; from the coding sequence ATGCTGTTCAAATTATCTCTTTTCTTACTCTTCTTGTTCTTACCTTGTGCTATGATGGGTCAGGATGCCAAGTTATCTGAGGCGCAGCTCGATAGTATCAAGTCTTTTGAGCTCAAAGAGGTTGAAGTTACAGGCATTCGCGCTCCGAAGCGTTTCTTACGCGACATTGAAGGTACAGGCATTTTCAGCGGCAAAAAGACTGAGGTCATTCAAATTCAAGGGTCAAATGGCAACTTTGCCTTGAACAACACTCGTCAGGCTTTTGTGCGTGCACCTGGCGTTTTTGTCTGGGAGCAAGACGGTGGCGGTCTTCAAGCTGGTGTGGCGGTGCGTGGTCTTAGCCCAAACCGCTCGTGGGAGTTTAACACACGAAAAGATGGCTATGACATCTCATCCGATATTTTTGGCTATCCTGAAGCCTACTACACGCCACCTTACGAATCACTTGAGCGCATTGAACTCGTGCGCGGCTCTGCTTCCTTGCAGTATGGTCCTCAATTCGGCGGGTTGCTCAACTACATTACGAAATCCGCTCCGTGCGACAAGCCTTTCACGCTGGAGACTTCTCAACTCTTGGGTTCAACAGGATTTTATTCAACCTACACAGCTGCTGGCGGCACGGTCGATAAGTTTGACTACTACACTTATCTCAACTTTCGCACGGGTTTAGCTTGGCGCGAAAATAACCGCTTTACGCAAGGGACTTTCTATGCGCGTGCCGGCTACCAACTCTCTGACGCAGGCAAACTGGGGTTCTCCCTGACCTACATGAACTATCTTTTGCAGCAACCGGGTGGGCTAACTGAAGCACAGTATGCTGCTAATGCACGACAAGCCACGCGCGCACGTGACTGGTTTAGCACACCTTGGGCAATTCCCACATTAAGTTATGACCATATTTTTTCAGACTACACACGCCTTAGTGTGAAAGCCTTTGCCCTCCTTGCACAGCGCAATAGCATCGGGCTAATTACTGCGCCAACTGTTATTGATAGCCTTGTCAATCCACGGCGCGCTGATCAAGACCTTTACACCAATTTTGGCACCGAAGCTCGCCTTTTGCATGAGTTTGACTTTTTGGGATACCGCAGTGCATTCGTCACGGGTGTGCGCTACTATCGGGGCAATACAGAGCGCCGCCGTGCACGTGGCGCTGATGGCGAGGGCTACGATATGACCTTTCGTGGTGAGCACTCGTTAGATCTGAACTTCACGGTTCAGAATCTTGCCGCGTTTGCAGAGTTCAAACTTGCGCTGTCTCCAATTTTTTCGCTCACGCCCGGTGCACGCCTGGACTACATCACAACAGTTGGCAGCGGGCAGTTCAGTCGTGGTACAAATGCTTTTTTTGAACCTATCGGCGGTTTTATCAGTGTGAACAAAACAACCCGTGAAGCCATACCGCTGCTCGGTCTTGGTGCTTTGCTGCGTCCACTTGATGAACTCGAGGTGTATGCCAACATTGCGCAAGCCTATCGCCCGGCTTTATTTAGCGATCAATTTCAGAATTCACTGATTGATGTCGATGAGAACCTGCGTGCGTCATCAGGCTGGTCGTCTGATGTAGGATTTCGCGGTTTCATTGACGAGTTTCTGACATACGATATTGGTGCATTCTTCATGATTTATGGCGACCGTGTTGGCACACTCAACCGTGCACAACTCGGCGCTGACTCTGCACGCTTCCCCAACGGTCTGCGTACTAATGTAGGCACAAGTCGTCATTTTGGGATAGAAGCCTTTGTAGAGTTTGATGCGATTGCTGCCTTTGGGGGTAAATCAGCAGCACAAACCTTTGGTTCACTCGACCTCTTTAGCGCGTTGAGCTATATCAACGCCACATACATTGCTGATAGTCGCTCTCCCCTTTCAGGATCAATTCAGGGTAACCGTGTAGAATTTGCGCCGGAATGGATTGCGCGCGCCGGGCTTACTTACCGTTATCGCTCTATTTTTTCACTAACCTTTCAAGGTAGCTATGTTGGCAAGTCGTTCAGTGATGCCAACAATACGCTTTTTCAAGCTAACGGTATTCAAGGCGTGATTCCTGAATACACGGTTTTTGACCTCAGCGCGCAGGCACGCGTATTGAGTTTTGCTACATTAGAAGCCAATGTCAATAACATTTTTGACCGACGCTATTTTACGCGCCGTGCTGGTGGCTATCCAGGACCGGGCATTATTCCTGCAGAGGGACGCGTGGCGACACTTGGCGTACGCCTTACGCTCTAA